From the Equus asinus isolate D_3611 breed Donkey chromosome 9, EquAss-T2T_v2, whole genome shotgun sequence genome, the window ATAAAGCCAAAAGAGAATTCTAAAGCAAATGAACTTATGAAAAATGAACGAAAAACAATTTATACCAATACATTGCTAAGTACTTCAGTTTTGGGAAAGGTAAAAACTGGTTTTCTTTTCAACCAGTATAACTATGTTGTAGTTAGCACTCTAATGATAAAAAATAACTGTTCTCCTGACTCAGATTTTGGGTATATCTattccaggaaatggaaaaagagaaaaagcccaAGGAGATCAAAGTCAGAGTTATTAAAgtcaaaggaggaaaaggagatatCTTAGAATCGAAAAAGATGGAGTGTGAAGGTAGACATTGTCAGCAGGAGGCAACTGAAAATGCTCATACCATGTCTCAAGATGCAAACCCTATAATCAATGAATCACCAAACCCTGTCAATCCCAGCACTAACTCTAACGGCATGAAAGACAGTCCACATGCTGGAGGTAGTATGATGATGCCACCCATCAATTTAACTAGCAGTAATTTGATGGCTTTAAATACCAATTCAAAACTTTCCCACTCCAATTCAAGGTGAGTTCTAGCAGAAAAGAGACTTAAGGAAATGGACCTAAGTAATACAAGGTTACTATATAATGGTGTTTCAAAGAATCAAGTTCATAGTGTCTGTATATAAACTGAATTTgaagatatattaaaattataacataTAATGGGCCATTACTGAGCGCTTCTTATGAATGCTACAGAAGAAATGAACTTTTCTtagctatatatatatgcttAATTTTTCACTAATACCTTTTGGAaaaacctcattaaaaaaaaaagatcctcagAAAAATTTCTTCCCATTTGAAGAGAAGAAAGGTGATATGACTTAAGTTCTGGTAATGATGTGCCTTGGTATAACAAAATAAGCTTTATTTCTGTATTGTAGCGAATTTTCTACGTGGAGAAAGGATAgttgaaaataatcttttataatCAAATAGCCTTTCAAGGtcaaatatttggggagaaaaacagtaTATTGGGTCACTTTTAGATTTAGCTACTGATACAGATTGAGAGATTGGTACTATGAGTCTTGTTAATCAAGGGCAGTGTGATGGATGCCAAGGGTCTGTCTAGCAAGGCATCAGGACCAGTTCTAAATTTAGGGAAACCAGGAATGTAGATGAGGAGGGAGACTAGTTTCAATATCCCAAATTGATCCTAGCAGACTGGCTTGGGCTATAAGTTGTAAAGCTTGTGGTCTGCAGAGCTGGGCACATGGACATGTCTGTGTCAGTCCAAAGGTACAACAGGCTACAGACAGAAAGAGCCCAATAGTTCTTGAGGTGGCCCCAAAACCATAGTTACAATAACTGTGATTGTAAACCAGCCTTGGACAGCAAACTCAGAAATTCAGAAACCCAGTAGTTAAGAGATCCAGGATCAGAACAGAGAAAAGGGACCAAGTAGGTCAGCTGGAGTAATCCCAAACATGGTTGTCACCACTGATGTTAGCCATAAGTGTGTTGTTCTCTGCTCTGTTTTTACCTTTCTTCTTAGAGCAGTTGGCACGTAAGGACTGACAATTGCATTTTGGCACTCAGTGTTGGAACAGTAGGCTCCCCTGGTATAATGTAGTCATTACTAAAGCTAAAAGAAGCACTTCTGGGGAGTTCTAATAacttctcattcatttttaaataataggtcAACTGAAAGAGCGAAAAAGAGACGCACGTCTTTACAGTCTATTGGACAAGTTGTGTCTAATAGCAGGCAAGAGGATACAGGTTCCACTCAAGTAAGGCAAGAAGCTAGTCATTAAAATATGCCCTCCTTCAACCTTATCCCCCCAAACCCTGgtccttttctccatctttgggccttgaacattttaaaaagatgtgctttggggccagcccggtggcacagccgttaagtgcgcacgttccacttccgtggcctgggattcgctggttcggatcccgggtgtggacatggcactgcttggcaagccatgctgtggtaagcatcccacacatataatagaggaagatggtcacagactttagctcagggccagtctttctcagcaaaaagaggaggattggcagcagatgttagctcagggctagtcttcctaaaaaaaaaaaacgaatgcttttagtttcctttttttttgctgagatgAAAACAGGCCATCATTTCCTTAGTGCTTTCACAATTTTAGTTAACTTCTTGTGACTGGatttgaatatttaataagtTTGACTTAGGGGGGAAAAAGTCAAGATTTTCACCTTTAAAAGTTACATGACTTTTTGGTTTTTCACTtccaaaaaatgtttttagtatCTTACTTTATAGATTAAAAGCAGTTGCCAAATAGATACATCTTCCTTTTCACTAGAAAAAATGATCAGTATAgttcattctctcattttttaCATAGGAAAGTAGCTTATTCAAAATTGAAGCACAGTgttatttataatgaaaaatgaaaaacaacacaaatcCATCCAAGAGCAAGTGGCTGATTAAGTACATTAGAGTACATCCACACAGTGGGATCCCACACTGTGGGATTACACTGTGGAAAAGTGTTCATTAACctaggaaagtttttatcatcTGTTATCAAATGAGCAAACAGGTACCACAAAAGGTTTTCCAGAATGCTGGactcacaaataatttttttcctttaggtttTCCCAGTGTCCAGACCACATCATTTTgtaaataagaaagtaaattatTATTAAGATGAACTGAAGCAATTTGCCCAAAGCCAGAGCACAAGGAATaggattaaaatgaaaagttaaggTTGTGGTTCTCATGATCAAGACGGTTATTCTCAGAATATTCAATATGCTAAAAAAAGTTTGCTTAATGAAACTTTTATCGGAGTTTGATCTGTTTACATGTTTAATGGTATTGTATTCTGCTTAATTATTAAAGTAATCTTGCAAAGATATGCATTGTGATACCATCCAAATGGCTAGCAGTTCTAGGCTTGTCATTTAATAAATAGatatacttctttctttaaattaactcttgtttatttgtttgcttagaGCCAAATGGAGAAGGGCGTATTTAATGAGCAAATGGGTCAAAGTGACCAAATGgcaaatagaaacaaaaggaagCTTAATTTTTCCAGATCTGACAGGAAAGAGTTCCATTTCCCAGAACTGCCTTTCACAATACATtcaaaggagatgaaaagaatGGAAGGTACACATTTGTTGCATAGCTTCACAATCTCCAGATGTATGCTTTACAAGACCTTTTTTGgtaatttaacattttataatgtAATTTAGGTAGAAATAGTAAATTGctgcaaaaaatattttcagctgaTGAGAATTTTTTCCATAGCCAAATAAGGGTTGAAACTTGAAGGAGATAATTTTAAAGAAGGgttaagaaaactttaaaaggtAAATTTTCATTAACTCAATATTGTTGAAATGTTAGAGCAGTATTTGGGAAATTTGGTTTGAGTTCAGTATATGACCTGGAGTAAATCAATTTCCTATGATTTCTCCATGATTCTTTGCCTGTATAGTACTTCAGGCATCCACGGAGTTAGTAGATTAAGATTTAGAACATGTATTGAGCTCttaaaatgacttttcttttttttaacagagtaAATGTTATGTTACTTTGAAGAACAGCGACACCTTGTGAAAAGTTAATATAATAGCAAGATTATAGTACTTGCACAGCTCAAGAGGAATTATCTGATCCACTTAACAGTTATactcagaattaaaaaaataaatgtcttcttTTAATACCTGGTAgactatttataaatttataaaacaaatcatTTATGATTGGCACATTTTACCGTTACAACTCAGGATTTGTTCAGTTCCGTTATGATAAACTGAGGAACTGACTTTAATGCatttcagaatttccatttgaaacTCTTGAAAAGGAAAGTAAAGCTTCAAGGCAGGAATAACAAGTTGTcattattgtatatatttttgaaaagttaaacagaTAAAAGTGCTGAAGAGGGAATCGAAGAAAACAGATTCATCTAAAATACCAACTTTACTTAATGTGGATCAAAATCAAGAGAAACAAGAGGtaaaactttttttgtttatAGCTGTTACTAAGGAATGCTGTTTAGAACTCTTGACTTGGTATGTAAATTTAGTTATTACTATTAGAAAGTTATATAAAAATTCTGTAGTGTTCAAACTTGAGAAACAGATCTATATTTTCCTAGGATAATCAATTactgaaagtttttaaatgttatttttttgggGTGGTGAATACCAGCCCTCATTTGAATGTTGAGTGATTAGAATATACGGTGCCCAAGGAAAATAGTATGTATGTTATGTGTATTGTCTGCTATCATGCAGGTAAACTATGCCAGAGGAAATGAACGATGGTATAAACATACGGTTATACTGGCCACAAGAACatatgtgtttgtctttagacTCTTCCTTCCTGTTTTTTCTCCAATTCTGCCATCTCTACTGTCCACCTATACTGTCCTATTTTCACGAGGATTTGCTCTCAACTAGCTATCAGATGATCTTGTTGAAATGTCCCAGTCCCTACCCACCAGGGAGTCTTgaattttctttggaaatcttGAAGCCCTCAATACCCGAATGAAGGTTCTCTAAAGGTACTCTTTTAAGGGAAGGGGATTGTGCTGAGCACCCCCTGAGTTAAATCACATAGATGGCCTTCTATTCTGCACTCTTGTGAGGTCATCGACTTTAtcatctgtttcttgtttttaaaataaaattgattacaTTTTAATTCATGATAAAATTAGCACatgtgaagaaattagaaaaatagagaaatttttaTCTGAAACTGTGTAAGAAGACGTTTTAACTAATTCTATTCAATCTCTGCAACATTCAGATAAAAGAGTTATCAGACACTGTTAGATATATTTCACAGTGACATTTATGCTTTATTCTCGGTCTAGAACTTGTTAAGAACTCCACAATCCACTTGGCAGAAAAGAGATATTTTCTagatagaaaaagaaagccaTTATTAGTCATCTTCTAGTTCATTATAAAAACTAATAAGGTGGCTTTAAACTTTTAAACTTGGGTAACTTACTGATGTCACAATATGTTGCACAGCATACCATTTGCACATTTTTTGAGTGATTGGGTGAGTTAGGGCTCGAGTTTGGGAGACTGGTGATGTGCTATATGTGTTTATCCTAGTGTCCTATGAAAGCCCCCAGAACTAAAATTACATCCAATGCAGGAAGAAAGGAACTCTTGGACTGTCTGTCTTAAGGAAAAGAGGAACTCTTTAAggaaattttactttctgtcatttttaaaatacataagtaAATAGGAAGGGAAAAATCACTTCTTGCTCATATGGTGTAGAACTCCTGAAAAGATGACCTTTTCAAGAGTGACCTTGAAACATTTGTAGTTATTAGAAATAACAAGTGGTCATCAATAATGGTTATAGTTTATTTGTACTGCCCATTCAAATGCAGTTCTGACAAGTGACTGAAATTGCATATAAGGCTAGTCTAAACACTTTTAATAAATTCATGTCAGAAGTaagaaaatttcctaaattttgaGTTGGTAGTTTATTTTAGAACACAAGAGAATatgacatgtttttaaaaacataagagaGAGACTACAAACTTATTTGGCTCTGCCATTGACTTGTTTTTGAATTGCCTAATCAGATCCAGGTGTTTCCCAGTTGCACATTAAAATTTCAGGCATCTTAAATGCATAGTGAAATAGTGTGCATTTAGTGTTCATGATAAGCATGAAACATGGGTTGGGTTCCACACTGAACAATGTGGAACACCATTTAAACATATCATGAAGATCGTTTATAAAAGGATGGAAATAGTGTGTACGTGCATTGAATAGACTCTGTAACCTAGAAACTCTAAATTACTCTAATGAATGAgttaggaaagagagaagagaatctaTACAGAAGCCACCTTCAATTCTACTTCATGATGATAATGAGGAAAACCTTGCTAAATACTATCCCTGTACCTTATAAACAACCCCCAGGTACAGAGTGCAAGGACTTGCCTGTGGGTCTGTGTCCTTACCAAAGACTCATTATTTCCTCAGTGAAGGTCctgtttctatttactttttagaATATAGGAAATGTACAAACTGAAAGGAAGAAGAACCTGACAGATGTAGGGTAGAAAATGCAGCAACTGAAAATTCAGGGAATCCCAGAATTACTGGATGGTTaagaaaaatatcctttttatTAGTATTACGTATGCAAAAATGCTGACTAAAGAATTCTACAGATATATTGTAAATTCTGTGTAGTTATGTGTATATTCacctaagtttatttttaaatttactattctttaagttattcattttttcttaatttgaacatttaatttataaaaactgCCTGACTGGTACATCCTAATAAAATTGCAGCTTACGTTAagtcatataattttatttgatgaTCTGTTGTCTCAGTTATGTTTGATTAGTGGTTATTTGTAGCTTTGGTTCAGAACTTTATAATTGTAGAAGGAAAAGTTTCTAAATGTGTAATAAAGTGAGATCCCAGTGTCTGGGAGCACCAAACATTTCTGAACAAATATATTTGATAAGCATGAAACATGGGTTTGGTTCCACACTGAACATTCTGGAACAGCATTTAAACATATCATGAAGGTTGTTTATAAAAGGATGGAAACTGAGCAAAGCATTGAAGCAGAACTTTTGGCTTGACCAGCATGTTTATCATTTAGTAGTTTACACAGAATGTATTGTTGCATGTAATTTAACGTTAGTGACAGTCAAGGTTTTGGCAGCATGTATTTACAGTCTTATCCCTGGTTCTTACTGGCTTGGTTTCTAACTTAAGGGTGGAGATGGCTACTGTGAGGGGAAAAGTTTGAAGAGGAACAGATTTTTGACTTGTggtgtcttttcttttaaatattaaaaatacaaatcggCATgtcttccctttttattttatatacagtaGAAATGTACTATGAACTGTTAAGACAGCCATTTGTCTGCATTAGCATCATCCAACTTTTTTTGTTAGCAAGCCAttcactgttttcttctttctttcttctaaaaattctGTTGACGTGATGCTTTGATTTGGAATTATAAAGTGATTTCCTTTCTGCCTGCTTCTTTACTTTCCATGATTACTGAGTAGGTAGCCCATCCTGTCATAGGACGCCCATTGTACTTATACTGATCTCTGCCCTCTGCTAGTGACGTAATCTTAAGTGTCAATTATTTCCTAGAATGCTCAGGCTTCCTGCAGTGAGTTCTTAATGAAACATCTGACCCATTGTTTTAAAAGCTGTTCgttacatggggctggccccgtggccgagcggttaactTCGTGCGCTCCGcggcaggaggcccagtgtttcgttggttcgaatcctgggtgtggacatggcactgctcatcaaaccacgctgaggcagcatcccacacgccacaactagaaggacccacaacgaagaatatacaactatgtactggggggctttggggagaaaaaggaaaaaaataaaatcttaaaaaaaataatctgttcATTACCGTTACATGATTAAAAACATGTTCTGTTAGTCAGCTGTAAAagcatttataatatttataaaatatcttaaaattatatggtattcaaatgttaattcttttatccttttaaacAACTATCAGCATTTTTCCAGTTCCTAGTTCCATCTAATAGTGCCTTTTATGTGGTACAGACTTTGcgatttcataaaataaattatgtacaACCCAGAAGAGATTATACTACCAAAATTCCTCATTGTCCTATTCttcaaaaaacagtaaaatgggaTTATCTGGTGTTTTACCAGGATTCTACCtgattttgtgttttctaaatagacatagaaagcaaaggaaaacatagTTTCTTTATTACAATGTTATAGTCTCTTTTCATCTCATTAAAAAGTTGATTAGAATTAATAGCTGAGGTTATTATATATGATGTACCTTTCTAACAGACTCCTTGTTAGCTTTAGCAACTAATCTCCTGCAAGGAAGTCAAGAGTTGTTCCCTCTGGTGGGTTTCACAGGTATAAGTCTGCCCACTGCTTGttgcatttatatatttgttgATCCTTACATCAATATCAAAGGATTGTCAATTCCttttcaatttctataaaaatacctactgggattttgattggggttGTGTTAAATTTATACATCAATTGGAGGAGAATGG encodes:
- the CDKL3 gene encoding cyclin-dependent kinase-like 3 isoform X4 codes for the protein MEMYESLGKVGEGSYGTVMKCKHKETGQIVAIKIFYEKPEKSVNKIATREIKFLKIIHRDIKPENILVSQSGITKLCDFGFARTLAAPGDIYTDYVATRWYRAPELVLKDTSYGKPVDIWALGCMIIEMATGNPYLPSSSDLDLLHKIVLKVGNLTPHLQNIFSNNPIFAGVVLPQVQHPKNARKKYPKLNGLLADIVHACLQIDPAERISSTELLHHEYFTRDGFVEKFIPELRAKLLQEAKVNSFIKPKENSKANELMKNERKTIYTNTLLSTSVLGKEMEKEKKPKEIKVRVIKVKGGKGDILESKKMECEGRHCQQEATENAHTMSQDANPIINESPNPVNPSTNSNGMKDSPHAGGSMMMPPINLTSSNLMALNTNSKLSHSNSRSTERAKKRRTSLQSIGQVVSNSRQEDTGSTQSQMEKGVFNEQMGQSDQMANRNKRKLNFSRSDRKEFHFPELPFTIHSKEMKRMEVKQIKVLKRESKKTDSSKIPTLLNVDQNQEKQELKNSGLSFKM